In Pseudoalteromonas xiamenensis, the following are encoded in one genomic region:
- a CDS encoding LuxR C-terminal-related transcriptional regulator, translated as MSQFLIADDHPLFREALKGALLSRIEGLTVFESDNFDSTLAVLSEQEDLDLLLLDLHMPGNGDLYGLIRIREDYPSLPIAVVSGSEDLTIVSKVMGYGAMGFIPKASSSDDIAYAIEQILEGESWLPESIKDKVAAITVEDKELAQQVASLTPQQYKVLQYLHEGLLNKQIAYELNISEATVKAHITAIFRKLGVYNRTQAVLIASKLQLEPIEPSA; from the coding sequence ATGAGTCAGTTTTTAATCGCGGATGACCATCCTCTATTTAGGGAAGCACTAAAAGGGGCCTTACTGTCTCGAATTGAAGGCTTAACTGTATTCGAATCGGATAATTTCGACAGCACATTGGCTGTTTTGTCTGAGCAAGAAGACTTAGATTTGTTGTTGTTAGACCTCCACATGCCAGGCAATGGCGACTTATATGGACTTATTCGTATTCGTGAAGATTACCCTAGTTTGCCTATCGCCGTCGTTTCGGGCAGTGAAGACCTAACGATTGTCTCTAAAGTCATGGGATATGGAGCAATGGGCTTTATCCCAAAGGCGTCATCCTCTGATGACATTGCATATGCTATAGAGCAAATCCTTGAAGGGGAGTCTTGGTTGCCGGAATCAATTAAAGATAAAGTCGCTGCCATTACCGTTGAAGATAAGGAGCTTGCACAACAAGTTGCTTCGCTAACCCCACAACAATACAAAGTGCTGCAATATTTACACGAAGGACTGTTAAATAAGCAAATTGCGTATGAATTGAATATTTCTGAGGCCACCGTAAAGGCCCACATTACTGCAATATTTAGAAAATTGGGTGTTTATAACCGTACTCAAGCTGTGCTGATCGCCTCAAAACTACAACTAGAACCAATCGAACCATCAGCGTAA